A segment of the Corythoichthys intestinalis isolate RoL2023-P3 chromosome 16, ASM3026506v1, whole genome shotgun sequence genome:
ttattttggccTCATTGGGGAAAGCGACTGTCCAACTGTACAGCATTTCTACGATCTTTGTCTTCACCTTCTCTGGAGCGCTGTCCCCCATGTACTAGAACTCGACAAATTGCAACACGCATCCAGCCATTTCCTTTGCAGAAAATGTCATCAAAACTATGTGATTCATCTCACAGAACTCACCTTCGGAGACACAACTTTAATCAGCTCATTTAAAAATCTGTATTTGCCAACTTCATTATGAAACCGCCTCCCGCAGTTCTTCATGCATGCCTCTAATACCTGCACACAGAATCAATGAGTTCAATTAAATCACGTTAGCTTGTGCTGCATTAAAAGATTTTGTTTTAAGCCTCCATACAGTCAGCGCCTGAAGAGCTTCCCATTCTTGCGGGGACTGGATTTTATGGACCAGCAGTGGTATTGCAATCTGGGGGCTGCAGGAGGAACAAccaaattatatttttgataAATGTCCGAAAGAAAAATAATGATGACAATAAGTTGTACATGTACCCTTCTAGTTCCTTGTTGACTTGATCACAAAACCCAATGATGTATTCCCAGTCCTCTTGTCTGTTTGTTGAATGGGTGGCTTTATCTGATAAACACGATTACAATTGCTCAGTCCAGATATACCTTGAAGGTTCATTTTGCTTAAACCATATTAAATAAactaaatgttataataatccaTGATCGCCACCCAGATGAATGAAATGCACACACCAGTTTGGCAAGTCTACGACCCTTAATCGACGCTGAAAGTGCCGAAAAGCAGCGCTGACAACCATCGAAGGGCATAATTCATCACTGCATAACGCGCGTTATGTAATTTCTATTATTGAAGATGTCTTTTAATTGATAAAATTTGAATAATCACTCACTGAGCCAGGATTCAAGCGACTCCCCTTCCTGGTACGCCATAGCAATCGAAGCATCGCGGGATGCTATGAGCGCGTGAACGACAATTCAATTAGTTTCGTTTTCGGTATTGTAGCGTAAaaatttaaaacaataaatagtaTGTAATAATGCAATAAAATATGTTTGAATGAAGTTATTTATCTCGGGGGAAAACTttgactatttttttccccaaatgttttatttacataCGGCAAAAACACGGGCTACTAAAGTCTTGGGGGCCTGATGGACTGACATTTTCAACATGGCGACTTCCATTTCTGGACTTTTAAAACCTTGGACGCCCAGGTAATGGCAATTTTTGAAGCTAGAACGAGATAAATAATTACTGTGACATTAATTTTATGATTAATTTTGCTgtcaatacatttttttcatttttaaagaccGAAGTTGACAGAAAATTACGAAAAATTGGTAGTCCACCAAACAGCACTTCACAAATTATTAATTTGTTATCGAAAAAAAAcgattatgtatttttaaatacgTTTATATAATtgtgttaataaaaactaaaaaataataCGTGGGAAATTCTCTTTCTGCGAACTAAAATTGGACACGTAGTTGACTAGAGTATTAGGAACGGATGACTATTTGGATTTGCAGGGTGTTTGCGGTGCGATGGAGCCGATATAATCCATACTACCTGGAACCAGAGGTGAAGAAGGAAGTCCATGACAAACTAGAGACGGAACTCAGCGAGGAGGAGAAGGAAGAACGGGCGCTCAAGGCTCTCAGACCCATCAAGGCGGCCGAAAACAGCGCCACCAGCTCAGTTTTCTATGATCCTGTCATCAGGTACCTCATCATAATAGTGTTCGTTTCTAACCTGCAACACTTTGAACTTGTGTAACGTAAAGACTGtacaggtgtgtgtgtgtgtgttggggggaatTGTTTGACCAAATCAAGTTATGAGAAAATAGAAAATTACAGAAACTTTCCTGAAGAACAGTCAGGAActgtttgtacttatttttggtTTTGCTTTTCTAGTAAATTCATCAACATGATGATGAAGCATGGAGATAAGGTTTTGGCGAGAGAGATCATGACGGAGGTACAAACACACTGTTTATTAAATGGCCCATTAAATCAAATGATCACTGCTGGCCTCTCTCACTGGCATACCacacgcaacacgtcactttatcTCATTAATATTCACGACATTCGCAATTGTACCAGGCGGGTCAAACGTGTCCCCCatgctaaatgcatggaaatagtgtacaaacgagatgtttactaagCTAAacataccaattctgtccgaaaatgatgtccctggtgccaaattcactggtaaagatgtggaaaaaGATGTGgaggaacatacaaatgttcagttaaagagatggcttaagtgtcgagggctgaaaaagactgggggaaaaagagccaacctgatccagaggtagcttttttatcgacagctttttcttgtgtgcattgccttacgccactgacaatgacattctcctgttttaacaatctatcctttatcactatgtgccctgtctttcttatatattatatgctctggttgtcttacgtctctgaccattcttgggggtaatttatgttgctatttttgtgtagcgatcgcaaatgctactcattgacagccaacgaatacttttttccccattagtaacaaatcttaattctataatttattcacACTTCCCCGTTACTAAAGTTATTTTTTCACAAAAGAacaggtaacaacagtggcagtcagaccccaatttaattttttttcaggtcattcattgtcagacagaatcagcacggcaaaacgccgtgAGAAACGctaaaaaatagtaaaaacatcaaaatggcttacctcttcctcctctgtaggaccatggcacccaacaaaatgtttattgcatatgaaggtgaatggcttcaccttgctggcgtttaaCTGATCTtttgacgtccgcacaagttgatccattcttcacatattttcctccagagtttttggcttcgggaaatgtatgaagaaaacatcctttatatgtcgtaatgtttagagtcgtttctacaagtttaaTAGCAGCAGtggttactcggcatgttctttttttgaaagattaccggcagaaaacaagcagtaataacaTGTTTCCATGTGTCCCTGGTATAAATTAAGATGTAATATCACAAAATTAGGACAAATActcattcagtttttttttgtgtgtgtattatcAATCGCCTTCTATTATAAATTCACGGGTACAGACTCCTACATTCTATTATTGTaaatttgatttacttctggtaAAAGGTTGTTacggaattttgctatgtctGCTGTGTGTTTCATTCAAATTCAGTCTATAAATAACTAGGAGAAAAATAATCCAAAACATTTCATTGCCCAGTGTAAAATATCTTTAATCATGTGTTGTCTTTAAAAtatatgattttattttttaaaaagttttctgtTCCACTCTGTTGTGTTAGTGTCCCTTTAAGAACATACCCCATTTATAAATGACATCACTCTTCTGCGATAACGTCATAGcagtgcaattaaaaaaaatttttttttttataaaattcgCAATCTGATTTTGCACTTTTATGAAGTACGATCAGTGTGGTTGATCATAACATGTCCACTCTGTCAAAAGCCATAGATGAAGAAAATGAATCATTTCAAAAGGTTAATTTGTAAAACTCTAGATTTATCACCAAGTATCCAAAGTCATATTTGCTATAATGCTAGCAAAGCCAGGCTGAGAGCTAACTTAAAACACAAAATGTCCCCTCTGTTAGTGTCCACTCTGCTATGTCCAAATGGCACCCtattaaaaaaatgacccataCTCATTGCTACCAGTTACTGAGTTAATGCCATTTGATACGCATGGAACGCTATTAGAATCAagacaaatgcttattttcatgtaaattcaacttttttctcTGGTCTTTTCCTAGACATTGGAGCATATTAAAAGGAAACAAGTGGAGAAGTACCACAAAGCTCCACAAGGGAAAAAAGAGGAAATTGATTGCAACCCCTACTCTATTTTCCACCGGGCTTTAGAAAACTGCAAACCTGTCGTTGGTCTCATCAGCATCCAGAAAGGAGGAAAGCATTACCAGGTCAGTGTTGAAAATATTGGTCTACAAACATTCGACTTGAAAAATCAACCCCCTACTGGTCGTTCAGGTACCCGTGCCGCTTAGTGACAACAGGCGGCGCTTCCTCGCCATGAAATGGATGATCACCGAGTGCAGGGACAACAAGCACAGGCGCACACACATGTACGAGAAGCTCTCTCAGGAGCTGATGGCAGCCTCTGTTAAGGAAGGAAGTGTCTTCAAGAAAAAGATCGAGTTGCAcaaaatggctgaatccaacagaGCTTACGCACATTTCCGATGGTGGTAGAGGTACGCGAAGCTCAAAATGCTTCTTTTGGACTTTAAGAAGGCGCCCGTGGAAGACCAGTGGTACCGAAatttaatgaataaatgagtcattgaatGTGTTGTTAATTGTGGTAGtatcctctgggtacctcatgatacgatttgcgatacaaggctcacgataacgatctcacgatacggcgatacaacaattatttaCACACGGGtcagaatatcatttaggatatTCTACAGAACAACTAACAAATAGAAAAACtcctttcatccttctgctgtgaattggagtgaatttatcattagtagacgtccatttgaaatgggagtgttcattcactgccacccctcccttttcaaactgattggacatctatagcCATCAGTGGCAGATAATGCCAGGCAGTGAGTTACCGGgtaattttggtgcatttcaggtaatttcctgtagcttttctgtaactttctgttcattttggggaatttacgggtcactgtctgttgattttgggttactaaaAAGGAATTGACTCAAGAATGcctccaaatgaataggaagtgttgcctgtaaatgccttaaaatgaatagaaagtgacctgtaagtgccTACAAACAGAAATGAATAGAAAGAGACCTGTAAGTGCCCACAAacaactggctgtgaatgctctagtttcagtgccattgacaacactagacgtccaatccagtcaaaatgaatctgATGTCtcacgccatcaatggcagccagtgagctactgTAAACACTATTCCATTAAAAGATTTTGGTAGTAACCTGTTGGGTcctttgacacctttttaaaacgatttttttggagttcttggtgggagcatatcgacaATCTTTTTGACTCCAAAGTACTGCGAtacatcaccttttcgatatgaTGCCACACCCCTAGTTGTTATGTATGTATTTccagaacattaaaaaaaatcttagatttttagtatttcattttttaaaatttcaacatattaatttaatatttcaaatatttatttcaattttatttccgctttaattCAAAAGTTATTCCTTCAGCAGGGTTAGGTGTCGTTTAATTCATAACCGGTTACCACTCTactttttaaaaactgtttcgTGGCTTTAAGAGATCTTGAACCAATATTCCCCGCCCAAAAAAGCGCACACAAACACTAATTTACACACTGCCACATTGAATGAAACAGTCAATCTTTCAAaattataaaaatacaaataaattaatataCCAATTTATTGTAAATTTTGTGCTTCCTGACTGGTGTTTGTGAAGAGAGCCACTGATGTGttaagacttttttccccccttaaatcttaataaatattaattgaaataaatactaAAATAATTACATATTTCATAATATTTAATTCTAACTCTCCCGGTCCTCCACTGGTTACTCCTTTTGTAAATTATGGACATCACCAAACTCTGTGTTAGGAACTCAAAATTAGGGATGGGCTTAggctaatttttttaaacttccgaTCGGATTTTTCCCCCAGATGTTTTACGGACACCGATCCGACACTTCTATTTTTGGACaagtaaaaataatgcaaaaaaatatatatattttttgtattaaaccGAGCTCTGGTGGTTTCTCCTCAACAATAGTACACAATGCTCTGTTACTATTAGTTTCTAAAAAGTAGTAGTTGCACTCAATGGACATATATGGTCCGTGTACCTTTCGGCCATTCGTTTTTCCTTCTAGTTTAGGAAAACAAGCCCAAATCCATATTTTGTTTATATGTGTTAACAAAAAATGAGAAATGAATCGTTTCCCATTTGCtggttaaaaagttttgtcttaCAAATAGACAAGACACTGCTGCAGCTGCATAATATTTATAAGAAAAAGAACAACATTGTCTTCCGGGTCATGGCTGATTGCAAAAGCAAACTTGGTGGAAATCAAATAATAAGCGTATTGTTTTTCCACTTCAGTTCAATAAACTAATATTGGAAAGACTGATCAATGCCCGTTTACCGTTATTGAATTTTCACTGTTTAATCGGGGAAACTGGAGACAATTCAGTTCCTGTTTTTTGTTAACcacataaaagcaaaaaacagaatTGGGCTCGTTTTCAGTTTTCCAAAATTAGAAGGAAAAAAACGAATGGTCGAAAGGTACACggaccatatacagtggggcaaataagtatttaatcaaccactaattgtgcaagttctcccacttgaaaatattagcgaggcctgtaattgtcaacatgggtaaaactcaaccataagagacagaatgtgggggggaaaaaacccagaaaatcacattgtttgatttttaaagaatttatttgcaaatcatggtggaaaataagtatttggtcaataccaaaagttcatctcaatactttgttatgtactttgttgggaataacagaggccaaacgttttctgtaactcttcacacgcttttcacacacactgttgctggtattttggcccattcctccatgcagatctcctctagagcaatgatgttttggggctgttgttgggcaacacggactttcaactccctccacagattttctatggggttgagacctggagactggctaggccactccaggaccttgaaatgcttcttacgaagccactcctttgttgccctggctgtgtgtttgggatcattgtcatgctgaaagacctagccacgtctcatcttcaatgcccttgctgatggaaggagattttcactcaaaatctctcgatacatggcccgattcattctttcctttacacagatcagtcgtcctggtccctttgcagaaaaacagccccaaagcatgatgtttccacccccatgcttcacattgagtatggtgcaattcagtattctttttcctccaaccaaagaacctgtgtttctaccaaaaagttctattttggtttcttctgaccataacacattctcccagtcctcttctgggtcttccaaatgctctctagcgaaccgcagactggcctggacgtgtactttcttcagcagggggacatgtctggcagtgcaggatttgagtccctggcgacgcattgtgttactgatagtagcctttgttactgtggtcccagctctctgtaggtcattcacgaggtcccccgtgtggttctgggatttttgctccccgttcttgttattattttgacgccacggggtgaggagggagttgaaagtccgtgctgcccaacgacagccccaaaacatcactgctctagagatctgcatggaggaatgggccaaaataccagcaacagtgtgtgaaaagcttgtgaagttacagaaaacatttgacctgttattgccaacaaagggtacataacaaagtattgagatgaacttttgttatagaccaaatacttattttccaccatgatttgcaaatcaattctttaaaaatcaatgtgattttctgtttttttcccacattctgtctctcgtggttgaggtttacccatgttgacaattacaggcctctctaatattttcaagtgggagaacttgcacaattactgattgattaaatacttatttgccccactgtatatctagtggtttgatttacagcagctaaaaacCACTATAGTACTGAGAACACATGACTACTGGATCTGATCCAATCTTGTCACCAAATCCGATACTGCTACTCCAAAAACAGCGGTATCGAGTGCTGATACCAATACTGAGTATCAGATTGGGACATCCCCACTGACGATCATtaactcaaatattttaaagttacATTTTACATTGCTGGCAAtatacatccaatccatttgaactctaAAAGCTAGCAGTggtcagttcaaatgaattggacgtctatcgccagcCATGGCAGCTAATGAAAGAATTGTACCcatgtcaaaatgtttttttttaaaatccaagaTTTATTcgaacaaatacaaaaataacagtatacgtattctcatttctgctaaagaaaccacacatgcAGAGCTGCaagcaaattttgaaaaataaataaaatcttcaTCAAAACTCCTATATTTCTGTGTCTTTAACCATCTTGTATCCAAATGGTAAAATCCCAACTCAACCTTCACGAAAAGGAACACCTTCAAATATATAAAACTAcgataaataaaagaataaattcctattcaaaatttttcttgtcCGCGGTGAAAATTGCTGGTGTATCATCTTCACTCTTGTCCTCTGGCAATCTCAGTCTGCTATTTCACTGTAGTAATATCGGTGCGCCGTGCCACTGAGCACCCAACCGCCCGCCCGGAATTCCAGGATCTCTAGCAGCAGCAAACGGGCCATGGAACTGAGGCCCTCTTGGAGGAGGAAACCATCACGCAGCAGATAGAAGAGCTCGTCCATGCGCTGGTTGCTGGACTTCTCCAGCTGCTCCCCAATACGGTGGAGCTGCAGCACCAGGCAGTCCACCTGGTTTGAGGAAGACACAAGGtaaaacaaaaaatctgaccccaaaaaaatggttcaatgttttcagtgccactgacaaaGATGTCTGCGTGCCCGAGTCATGTTTGGCTATTCTCATTCTTCTACTGTGAATTTCAGAGCTTGTACCTACTTATCTGTCCAAACTAGAGTTGTGcgttaatgactttttaactgatgtccacatattgtccaactccaaacatTGATtgttaattgtattgtgattccccactggatgctttaataatacaTGTAACAACCTCCAATATTttcccaaataaaataaacattctgtgaaaaataagaactTCAACTGAGGTGATAGAAAATAAATGCCccatataaattgaaatgagccaaaaagacaataattcaataaaaagacgcattcacaaatcgggTTTGTAGTAGTTACCCCAAAGAGCCACTAGGACATGCCATGACAAttcccaaaatgcattttgctgggctttcgcagatttttgtagttttgttttctagttttcttagagactatttctttctggtaacaGTCGTTCTATTTAATCAGTCTATAATTCatcatttttcaataatttactgttcatttttttgcaccatgaatgcaaatagtctgctcacataacaattcACAAGCATCTTAAATTGTCGACATGATCAAATTCACATAACTACAGCATTGAGGGGCATTTAACACTGCATCACCAAGATGCATATGTTAACAATGAATGCGGAAGTCAAAACGGAACGGATTCGTTTACGGGTTTGCTCTGCAACCGTATTATTGGAAAGCTCAAGCGCTGATGAGGTCTGCACTCGCACACATCACTTTGGGCGTGCACGGACTAAAcatttaaaactgaaaacatggcggaatgtcgactttaatttttgtgccttttggagcaaataAAAAATGGCATTGCTTGGcgtgggcgggtatgttgtcttctgggctgaggaggttgtttgtgtcaaggaagtgcattaTTGGCCACGCGGAATTGGgacatcgttcgaatggagacggaaccatataaattcTCAAAGTGTCACCATTTAAACGGTCCCTAAGTTGTTATCAACCCTCATACAAAGGCAGAAAGCTTCTACATTCACcttgaaaataacatgcatattggcccaaaaccaataATGAAAACCTAAATTCAAAATTATccggtatcattttaaaaatgcttttattggccAATATCGTCGGCCACTCGATAATATCTGACAACTTTCATTCAAACCATTTGAGCTGAGAGGTTCCATCTTTTACTGTCAATGACtgacagtaaataaataaagttgcgCTTCCGTGAATTGCTCACCTCCTCTTCGTTCAGCAGCGCATCGGGTTGCGCCAACCTCGTCAGACAGTCGTACACGGGCTGGACCAGCGCCACCATGGGCATGTTGTTCACCTGTGTTCACCATTATGAGAGTTAATTGGCCAAATTTGGAAAAAGAATAAggcaaaaaaaactttatggGGTGAGGAAATGACTAGTGTTTACATAACATTAACCTATTTCTTCATGAATGTTACTGGTTAACACAGGCACACCTGTGCAACCATCTGACTAAAGCTGTTAGTGTCCACCTGGCGCAAAGTTCCCCATCtgccggaccggtaccggtccgtggcgcatttgctaccgggccgcacagaaataataatttaataacgaccgcattctggccgaattaaccctgtgcccctgcttaacacaccaatatccctgtctactctagaaataatactataataatacagattagaatgttgtcatagaaatgcattgattggactgctagcagtacatcttgtttgtgtatacaaTATATCTATATGCGCTTGTCCTCAATTAATAAGTTATTActacagcacatttgttcccggaaataattagcctcaacacaagcgaagatgactggaaaacagacatctttggagatatttttatggCGAACAGGGCACCTGACAAGCCTACAACCAAGAAGACCca
Coding sequences within it:
- the mrps7 gene encoding small ribosomal subunit protein uS7m, translated to MATSISGLLKPWTPRVFAVRWSRYNPYYLEPEVKKEVHDKLETELSEEEKEERALKALRPIKAAENSATSSVFYDPVISKFINMMMKHGDKVLAREIMTETLEHIKRKQVEKYHKAPQGKKEEIDCNPYSIFHRALENCKPVVGLISIQKGGKHYQVPVPLSDNRRRFLAMKWMITECRDNKHRRTHMYEKLSQELMAASVKEGSVFKKKIELHKMAESNRAYAHFRWW